Proteins encoded within one genomic window of Thermomicrobiales bacterium:
- a CDS encoding ABC transporter permease codes for MAVYILRRLIAFIPTLLIVSLLIFFMIYLIPGDPVATMLGPEATAEATEKLREELNLNQPLPERLVTWYSDAIRGDLGDSFFLHQPVASALVERLPVTLSLSIFALMIATITGILAGVIASIRHGRFADWGIMLLAMLGISIPIFWLALNMIFLFSVRLGWFPTGGYVAFSESPVEYFKHLLLPALALGLAYTALIARMTRSSMLEVLRQDYVRTAEAKGLRERVVVLRHAFRNALIPIATVVGLTAGELLSGSVITETVFNLPGVGRLVIEAVKRRDYPVVQGSILLITMLYLFVNLAVDLLYGWIDPRIRYR; via the coding sequence ATGGCAGTCTATATTCTTCGGCGGCTCATCGCGTTCATCCCGACTCTGCTGATCGTGTCGCTACTGATCTTCTTCATGATCTATCTCATCCCCGGTGACCCGGTCGCGACGATGCTCGGGCCCGAGGCCACCGCCGAGGCGACCGAGAAGCTGCGCGAAGAGCTCAACCTCAATCAACCGCTCCCCGAACGACTGGTCACCTGGTACTCCGACGCCATTCGCGGCGATCTCGGCGATTCGTTCTTCCTTCATCAGCCGGTTGCCAGCGCGCTCGTTGAGCGGCTGCCGGTGACGCTGAGTCTGTCGATCTTCGCCCTGATGATTGCCACCATCACCGGCATCCTGGCCGGTGTGATCGCCAGCATCCGCCACGGTCGCTTCGCCGACTGGGGCATCATGCTGCTGGCCATGCTCGGCATCTCGATCCCGATCTTCTGGCTGGCACTCAACATGATCTTCCTGTTCTCGGTGCGCCTCGGCTGGTTCCCGACCGGCGGCTACGTCGCCTTCTCCGAGAGCCCGGTCGAGTACTTCAAGCATCTGCTGCTGCCGGCGCTGGCGCTCGGGCTGGCCTACACGGCACTGATCGCCCGCATGACCCGCTCGAGCATGCTCGAAGTGTTGCGCCAGGATTATGTCCGGACAGCGGAAGCCAAGGGGCTACGCGAGCGCGTCGTCGTCCTGCGCCACGCCTTCCGCAACGCGCTGATCCCGATTGCGACGGTCGTCGGCCTGACGGCCGGGGAGCTGCTCTCGGGCAGTGTGATCACCGAGACAGTCTTCAACCTGCCCGGTGTCGGGCGGCTGGTGATTGAAGCGGTCAAGCGGCGCGATTACCCGGTCGTGCAGGGCAGCATCCTGCTGATCACGATGCTCTATCTCTTCGTCAATCTGGCGGTCGATCTCCTGTATGGATGGATCGACCCACGTATCCGCTATCGCTAG
- a CDS encoding ABC transporter permease has translation MSTDVTQRTTKSVAAKTNDLAVQSPRRQLLRRFGRSRSAQIGLGLTAIIVVVSLFAPLLSDQEPNAMSPMAILQGPTRDHLFGTDDFGRDVFTRVLYGGRISIFVGFTVALITGVLGVLIGAVTGYYQRVDGPIMRIMDALMAFPAILLAIGIMAILGPRLINIIAALVIVYTPRCARVARGSVIAIRDQDFVLAARAIGISGRRIMLRHLIPNSMAPVLVQQTFILAVAVLAESSLNFLGVGVPPDVPTLGSILSDSRTFLRDAPWMSIYPGIFISVLVLGFNLLGDGLRDVLDPRMRL, from the coding sequence ATGTCAACTGACGTAACGCAGCGTACGACCAAGTCCGTTGCCGCCAAAACCAACGATCTGGCGGTGCAGAGTCCGCGCCGTCAGCTCCTGCGCCGGTTTGGTCGCAGCCGTTCAGCACAGATCGGCCTCGGGCTGACGGCCATCATCGTGGTGGTGTCACTCTTCGCACCGTTGCTCTCCGACCAGGAGCCCAACGCGATGTCGCCAATGGCGATCCTGCAGGGGCCAACCCGCGACCATCTCTTCGGCACCGATGACTTCGGCCGCGATGTCTTCACCCGCGTCCTCTATGGTGGCCGCATCTCAATCTTCGTCGGCTTTACCGTCGCGCTGATCACCGGCGTCCTCGGTGTCCTGATTGGCGCAGTGACAGGCTACTATCAGCGCGTCGATGGCCCAATCATGCGCATCATGGATGCCTTGATGGCTTTCCCGGCCATTCTGCTGGCGATCGGCATCATGGCGATCCTCGGTCCACGGCTGATCAACATCATTGCGGCATTGGTGATCGTCTATACGCCGCGCTGTGCCCGCGTCGCCCGCGGGTCGGTCATCGCCATCCGCGATCAGGACTTCGTGCTGGCTGCCCGCGCGATCGGCATTAGTGGCAGGCGCATCATGCTGCGCCACCTGATTCCCAACAGCATGGCACCGGTGCTGGTGCAGCAGACATTCATCCTGGCCGTGGCGGTGCTGGCAGAGTCCAGCCTGAACTTCCTCGGCGTCGGTGTCCCGCCCGATGTCCCGACGCTGGGCAGCATCCTGAGCGACTCGCGCACCTTCCTGCGTGATGCACCCTGGATGTCGATCTATCCGGGTATCTTCATTTCGGTCCTCGTCCTCGGCTTCAACCTCCTGGGCGATGGTCTCCGCGATGTCCTCGATCCACGCATGCGGCTCTGA
- a CDS encoding Gfo/Idh/MocA family oxidoreductase produces MAQVGLGQIGCGTWGQVMLTAYSGHEQVQIQAVCDVNGDLARQVADTFGAEAWYDNIEDLLKHPGIDAVGIATPDYAHREAVVAALDAGKHVLVQKPFATTVDDCKAMVEAEERSGRYLMIDFQHRWGIGFAEARAAVESDTFGKVVHGHIRMSNSQRVPTQMLSWSGQSSVLWFLGTHTLDLLRYITGSEVERVYAVSRRGVLESLGITTPDFFQSTLEFANGACIQMENSWVLPEGEIALIELNMELYGANECVRVNQAPFNVIQTTTKDGLVVPVNARSAVMARGRSIAYFLDCVAAGTKPSISGHDGLMNTATLVAIEKSIAEGRPVELAEVL; encoded by the coding sequence ATGGCACAGGTAGGTCTCGGTCAGATTGGCTGTGGCACGTGGGGCCAGGTCATGCTGACTGCGTACAGCGGTCACGAGCAGGTGCAGATCCAGGCTGTCTGCGATGTGAACGGCGACCTCGCGCGCCAGGTCGCCGACACGTTCGGCGCGGAGGCCTGGTACGACAACATCGAGGATCTGCTGAAGCATCCGGGGATCGACGCAGTCGGTATCGCCACACCGGACTACGCGCACCGCGAGGCGGTCGTCGCAGCGCTGGATGCCGGCAAGCACGTCCTCGTCCAGAAGCCGTTCGCAACGACCGTCGATGACTGCAAGGCGATGGTCGAGGCGGAGGAGCGATCGGGCCGCTACCTGATGATCGACTTCCAGCATCGCTGGGGCATCGGCTTCGCTGAGGCACGCGCCGCCGTCGAGAGCGACACGTTCGGCAAAGTCGTCCACGGCCACATCCGCATGAGCAACAGCCAGCGCGTGCCGACGCAGATGCTGTCGTGGTCGGGGCAATCGAGCGTCCTCTGGTTCCTCGGCACCCACACGCTCGACCTGCTGCGCTACATCACCGGCAGCGAGGTCGAGCGCGTCTACGCCGTCTCACGGCGCGGCGTCCTCGAATCGCTCGGCATTACGACGCCGGATTTCTTCCAGTCGACGCTGGAGTTCGCAAACGGTGCCTGCATCCAGATGGAGAACTCCTGGGTGTTGCCCGAGGGCGAGATCGCGTTGATCGAGCTGAATATGGAACTGTATGGCGCGAACGAGTGTGTGCGCGTCAACCAGGCACCGTTCAATGTGATCCAGACGACGACGAAGGACGGGCTGGTTGTGCCGGTCAACGCCCGCTCGGCGGTCATGGCCCGGGGCCGCTCGATCGCCTACTTCCTGGATTGCGTGGCAGCCGGCACCAAGCCCTCGATCAGCGGTCACGATGGACTGATGAACACGGCGACGCTCGTTGCCATCGAGAAATCCATCGCCGAGGGCCGACCGGTCGAGCTTGCCGAAGTCCTCTGA
- a CDS encoding GMC family oxidoreductase has product MKRSGGCMADGIDQTRCDILICGGGTAGAALAGIIARDTDLQVVLLEAGPDYGALADGHWPADVLNAAEICRSHQWGYYGSAHVSHTEPTGYDRARVIGGCSSHNGCVALSGHRADYDAWPALGAPGWDWESVAPAFARVKQMLRVRSVADEEITPWQRTFVEAGIASGIPWTDDLDDIDDPVGIGASPVNISEGRRWNSALAYLDPVRNRPNLRVIGDCLVDRVIVNNGRATGVEAIIDEQRHQILADRIVLSSGAYGSPAILLRSGIGPADELEAQGITVTQALDGVGRALVDHPAVTLRIDASDAMQQQMAAAVDGGWLPDEQTLAKAQSQRCSEAFDLHLYAVSGRSPSTGIWRYSICVADVAPMSHGTVTLASTNPALPPVIDHGFLTDPDDHDLNVLADGVELAARMMATEPFARSFGPTLDELTRDDILAFVRSDVGIYYHPAGSCRMGAAGDPLSVVGPNGAVHGIEGLYVCDASIFPKIMRANTNLPAAMVAEHLAPTIAE; this is encoded by the coding sequence GTGAAGCGGAGTGGTGGCTGCATGGCCGACGGTATCGACCAGACCAGATGCGACATCCTGATTTGCGGTGGCGGAACAGCCGGTGCGGCGCTGGCCGGGATCATCGCGCGCGACACCGACCTGCAGGTCGTTCTGCTGGAGGCCGGGCCGGACTATGGCGCGCTGGCGGATGGCCACTGGCCGGCGGACGTGCTCAACGCTGCCGAGATCTGCCGCAGCCACCAGTGGGGATACTACGGCTCCGCCCACGTGAGCCACACCGAGCCAACTGGCTACGACCGCGCCCGCGTCATCGGTGGATGCTCATCTCACAACGGCTGCGTTGCCCTCTCCGGCCACCGCGCCGATTACGACGCCTGGCCCGCGCTCGGCGCACCGGGCTGGGACTGGGAGTCCGTCGCGCCCGCCTTCGCGCGCGTCAAGCAGATGCTCCGCGTGCGCTCGGTCGCCGACGAGGAGATCACGCCCTGGCAACGAACCTTTGTCGAGGCCGGCATCGCCAGCGGCATCCCCTGGACCGATGATCTTGACGATATCGACGATCCGGTCGGCATCGGTGCATCACCGGTCAACATTTCCGAAGGGCGCCGCTGGAACTCGGCGCTCGCCTATCTCGATCCGGTCCGCAATCGACCCAATCTGCGCGTCATCGGCGACTGCCTGGTCGACCGCGTGATCGTGAACAATGGTCGGGCGACTGGTGTCGAGGCGATCATTGATGAGCAGCGCCACCAGATCCTCGCCGATCGCATCGTGCTCTCCAGCGGTGCCTATGGTTCGCCGGCCATCCTGCTACGCTCGGGCATCGGGCCAGCAGATGAGCTGGAGGCGCAGGGCATCACGGTGACGCAAGCGCTGGACGGCGTCGGACGGGCGCTCGTCGATCATCCAGCGGTCACGCTGCGCATCGACGCGTCCGACGCGATGCAGCAGCAGATGGCCGCAGCTGTCGACGGTGGCTGGCTGCCGGATGAGCAGACACTGGCCAAGGCGCAGAGCCAACGGTGCAGCGAAGCGTTCGATCTGCACCTGTATGCCGTCTCGGGCCGTTCACCATCGACCGGCATCTGGCGCTATTCGATCTGCGTCGCCGATGTCGCGCCGATGTCGCACGGCACGGTGACGCTTGCGTCGACCAATCCTGCATTACCGCCGGTGATTGACCACGGCTTCCTGACCGACCCGGACGACCACGATCTGAACGTCCTCGCCGATGGTGTCGAGCTTGCTGCCCGGATGATGGCGACCGAGCCGTTCGCGCGATCCTTCGGCCCAACGCTGGACGAGTTGACGCGCGACGACATTCTGGCATTCGTCCGCAGCGATGTTGGCATCTATTACCACCCGGCCGGCAGCTGCCGGATGGGTGCAGCGGGCGACCCTCTGTCCGTTGTTGGCCCGAACGGTGCCGTCCACGGCATCGAGGGGCTGTACGTCTGCGACGCATCGATCTTCCCGAAGATCATGCGCGCGAACACGAACCTGCCGGCAGCGATGGTCGCCGAGCATCTCGCCCCAACCATCGCCGAATAG
- a CDS encoding PIG-L family deacetylase, producing the protein MSQPVEGADALARVLSARNVLVVGAHPDDPDANAGGTVARLVAAGARVRYLIVTSGDKGVPKEEITDPSAFIERREMEQRASAAWLGVDEVVFLRQRDGEVFDTLELRGKIVREIRRMRADLVIAHDPLTRMFRQHPDHRAVGFATLAAVFPACRLESFFPEQMLEGLQPIDVHMLLVIGADEVNLSIDITETLEQKIEAINLHTSQVSAFPGGVRNRMTAQARRYGEAAGLQYAEPFTFAWLD; encoded by the coding sequence ATGTCGCAACCTGTCGAGGGTGCCGACGCGCTGGCGCGCGTGCTCAGCGCGCGCAACGTGCTGGTCGTCGGCGCACACCCGGATGATCCCGACGCGAATGCCGGCGGGACGGTCGCCCGCCTGGTCGCCGCCGGTGCGCGCGTCCGCTATCTGATCGTCACGTCCGGCGATAAGGGCGTGCCGAAAGAGGAAATCACCGATCCGAGCGCCTTCATCGAGCGCCGCGAGATGGAGCAGCGTGCATCGGCGGCGTGGCTTGGCGTCGATGAGGTCGTCTTCCTGCGACAGCGTGACGGCGAGGTGTTCGACACGCTGGAGCTGCGCGGCAAGATCGTCCGCGAGATCCGCCGGATGCGCGCCGATCTCGTCATTGCGCATGATCCGCTCACCCGCATGTTCCGGCAGCACCCCGATCACCGGGCCGTCGGCTTCGCGACGCTGGCGGCGGTCTTCCCCGCCTGCCGTCTGGAGAGCTTCTTCCCCGAGCAGATGCTTGAGGGCCTGCAACCGATCGATGTCCACATGCTGCTGGTCATCGGTGCAGACGAAGTCAACCTGTCGATCGACATCACCGAGACGCTGGAGCAAAAGATCGAGGCCATCAACCTGCACACCAGCCAGGTGTCGGCGTTCCCCGGCGGTGTGCGGAATCGGATGACCGCCCAGGCGCGGCGGTATGGCGAAGCTGCCGGACTGCAGTATGCCGAGCCGTTCACCTTCGCCTGGCTCGACTGA
- a CDS encoding PIG-L family deacetylase: MTDDNRTDVTLEENEQVDAQSELDVSDETMVPGRPAELPKRAMVIVAHPDDAEFSCGATAAKWANDGWEVRYVIVTDASGGGDDNATDVGPEARKAISDRRKAEQREAARVAGVAGVEFLDQRDGTIESTLELRREIVRCLRRFQPTIVVCPSPEFRWDPFYIGRHHPDHLAVGRAVIAAIYPAARNAWDFPELLEEGLLPHRVKELWVVGAPSVNHYVDVTDTVEAKIEALRQHDSQLGAHFEEVAKSVRGGLVLNGSKYGVGAAEEFYRAIVG; the protein is encoded by the coding sequence ATGACTGATGACAACCGCACAGACGTAACTCTTGAAGAGAACGAGCAGGTCGACGCGCAATCGGAGCTCGATGTCAGCGACGAGACGATGGTACCGGGCCGACCGGCTGAGCTGCCGAAGCGGGCGATGGTGATCGTCGCGCACCCGGACGATGCCGAGTTTTCCTGCGGGGCGACGGCGGCCAAGTGGGCCAACGATGGTTGGGAAGTCCGCTACGTCATCGTGACCGACGCATCCGGCGGCGGTGATGACAACGCAACCGATGTCGGGCCGGAAGCCCGCAAGGCCATCTCTGATCGGCGCAAGGCGGAGCAGCGCGAGGCGGCACGGGTGGCCGGAGTCGCCGGCGTCGAGTTCCTCGATCAGCGCGATGGCACGATCGAGTCGACGCTGGAGCTGCGCCGCGAGATCGTGCGCTGCCTGCGACGCTTCCAACCGACGATCGTCGTCTGCCCCAGCCCGGAGTTCCGTTGGGACCCGTTCTACATTGGCCGCCACCACCCCGACCATCTGGCTGTCGGTCGGGCCGTGATCGCCGCGATCTACCCGGCAGCGCGCAACGCGTGGGATTTCCCGGAGCTGCTCGAAGAAGGGTTGTTGCCGCATCGCGTCAAGGAGCTGTGGGTCGTCGGCGCACCGAGCGTCAACCACTACGTCGATGTCACCGACACCGTCGAGGCCAAGATCGAGGCGCTCCGCCAGCACGATAGCCAACTTGGCGCGCACTTCGAGGAAGTCGCCAAGTCGGTTCGCGGCGGACTGGTGCTCAACGGATCGAAGTACGGCGTTGGCGCTGCCGAGGAGTTCTACCGCGCGATCGTCGGATGA
- the tgt gene encoding tRNA guanosine(34) transglycosylase Tgt — MTRPTLQTRRGELTIPSFLPDATRAVVRGVTSADLLEVGTPALVVNAFHLLRRPGVRVIQAHGGIHAFMGWDRPILSDSGGFQVYSLIRQNPDYGVIRANEVIFREPDTGEKWTLTPERIIQIQFQLGSDMIVCLDDCTDVDDSYDDQARAVERTIRWARRCREEYERLAGQMKREQPPLIFAVVQGGGNEELRRTCAQALVEIGFDGFGFGGWPLAADGALLTDVLGWVADALPSSAPKHALGIGSPEHVVATRALGYTTFDSSFPTRDARRNRLYTFLPGYPERAPRPGERFHRTLYIVDADYRADREPVDVTCDCPLCSRYSRAWLHHLFKIGDSAGERLATLHNLRFYSRLLAALPSPTIRE, encoded by the coding sequence ATGACACGACCAACGTTGCAGACGCGCCGGGGCGAGCTGACGATACCATCGTTCCTGCCGGACGCCACCCGTGCGGTCGTTCGCGGCGTCACCTCAGCGGACCTGCTGGAAGTCGGCACACCGGCGCTGGTTGTCAATGCCTTCCATTTGCTGCGACGCCCCGGCGTGCGCGTCATTCAGGCGCACGGCGGCATCCACGCCTTCATGGGTTGGGATCGCCCGATCCTCAGCGATTCGGGCGGATTTCAGGTCTACTCACTGATCCGCCAGAACCCCGACTACGGCGTCATTCGTGCCAACGAGGTCATCTTCCGCGAGCCGGATACGGGTGAAAAGTGGACGCTGACTCCGGAGCGCATCATCCAGATTCAGTTCCAGCTCGGGTCGGACATGATCGTCTGCCTCGATGACTGCACCGACGTCGATGACAGCTACGACGACCAGGCGCGCGCCGTCGAGCGCACAATCCGCTGGGCGCGGCGCTGTCGCGAGGAGTACGAGCGGCTGGCCGGGCAGATGAAGCGCGAGCAGCCGCCGCTGATCTTCGCCGTCGTCCAGGGCGGCGGCAATGAGGAGCTGCGCCGGACCTGCGCGCAGGCGCTGGTCGAGATCGGCTTCGACGGCTTCGGCTTCGGTGGCTGGCCGCTGGCAGCCGACGGAGCGTTGCTGACCGACGTACTCGGCTGGGTCGCTGACGCGCTGCCGTCGTCCGCGCCGAAGCACGCGCTGGGGATCGGCAGCCCCGAGCATGTCGTCGCCACTCGCGCGCTGGGCTACACGACGTTCGACTCCAGCTTCCCGACCCGCGATGCGCGCCGTAACCGGCTCTACACCTTCCTGCCCGGCTACCCGGAGCGAGCGCCGCGTCCCGGCGAACGCTTCCACCGCACGCTCTACATCGTCGATGCCGACTATCGCGCCGATCGTGAGCCGGTCGATGTCACTTGCGATTGCCCGCTCTGCTCACGCTACTCCCGCGCCTGGCTGCACCATCTGTTCAAGATCGGCGACAGCGCCGGGGAGCGCCTGGCGACGCTGCACAATCTGCGCTTCTACTCCCGATTGCTGGCTGCACTGCCATCTCCGACGATCCGCGAATAG
- the rsmI gene encoding 16S rRNA (cytidine(1402)-2'-O)-methyltransferase — protein sequence MTQEGVTGGTLYLVALPIGHRRDITYRAVDILRAVDLIAAEDTRDFRATAREWEIATPVISYHDHNEHSRAPELIERLLGGASVALVSDAGTPLVNDPGFRIVGAAIDAGIEVTSIPGASAVTTALAAAGLPVAPFVYLGFPPRTGGKRRSFFAPWLRTPATLVFFEAPHRLIACLEDVLTAGGDRPACLARNLTKPHERYQRGMISDLIAQLRAEGEVRGEVTVLVAGSSEEATEEPEDAAPIVAEMLAEGFDSRSILEQLTSEHGMKRRAAYDLILRVRSEGSTDE from the coding sequence GTGACGCAGGAGGGAGTGACGGGTGGCACGCTGTATCTCGTGGCGCTGCCGATCGGGCACCGCCGCGACATCACCTATCGCGCCGTCGACATCCTGCGCGCAGTCGATCTGATCGCTGCCGAAGACACACGCGACTTTCGCGCGACCGCCCGCGAGTGGGAGATCGCGACGCCGGTCATCTCCTATCACGATCACAACGAGCATTCACGCGCGCCGGAGTTGATCGAGCGTCTGCTGGGCGGGGCGAGCGTCGCGCTCGTGTCCGATGCCGGCACGCCGCTGGTCAACGACCCGGGCTTCCGGATCGTCGGCGCGGCAATCGATGCCGGTATTGAGGTGACGAGTATCCCCGGCGCGAGTGCTGTCACGACGGCGCTGGCCGCCGCCGGCCTGCCGGTCGCCCCGTTCGTCTACCTCGGCTTCCCACCACGCACCGGCGGCAAGCGCCGATCGTTCTTCGCTCCCTGGCTGCGAACTCCTGCGACGCTCGTCTTCTTCGAAGCGCCGCACCGGCTGATCGCCTGCCTGGAGGACGTGCTGACGGCCGGCGGCGACCGCCCCGCCTGCCTGGCGCGCAACCTGACGAAGCCGCATGAGCGCTACCAGCGCGGCATGATCTCCGATCTGATCGCCCAGTTGCGCGCTGAAGGGGAGGTGCGCGGCGAGGTGACGGTGCTCGTGGCCGGCAGCTCAGAGGAAGCGACCGAAGAGCCAGAGGACGCAGCGCCGATCGTCGCCGAGATGCTCGCCGAGGGGTTCGATTCGCGGAGCATCCTGGAGCAGTTGACGAGCGAACATGGCATGAAGCGCCGCGCGGCCTACGACCTGATCCTGCGGGTTCGCAGCGAGGGATCGACCGATGAGTGA
- a CDS encoding DinB family protein, whose amino-acid sequence MELDPLLSTPRFGIGGDGVVDDWPTVRDAVVGVRERLRPFLLGISEADLDLTLPYDGSYAPFRAGGINLRVAIVQCAIHHVFHLGEIVAKRELMGYEAGSYPGAFGAALVGEPYQR is encoded by the coding sequence ATGGAACTTGACCCGCTGCTGAGCACGCCGCGCTTCGGCATCGGCGGCGATGGCGTGGTCGATGACTGGCCGACGGTTCGCGATGCGGTCGTCGGCGTGCGCGAGCGCCTGCGTCCGTTCCTGCTGGGTATCAGCGAGGCGGATCTCGATCTGACCCTGCCGTACGACGGCAGCTACGCGCCGTTCCGCGCCGGCGGCATCAATCTGCGCGTGGCGATCGTGCAGTGCGCGATTCACCACGTCTTCCATCTCGGCGAGATCGTCGCCAAGCGTGAGCTGATGGGCTACGAGGCGGGCAGTTATCCGGGCGCGTTCGGCGCGGCGCTGGTTGGAGAGCCGTACCAACGCTAG